AGAAGAAATTTTTTAAGGGAAATTATGACTAAATTCGGATTTGCTCAACATCCTAATGAATGGTGGCATTTTAGTTATGGTGATCAATTATGGGCTTGGAAAAATAAAAAAGCAAATGCCCTTTATGGGAAAATTTAAATTCTATTGATTTTCATTTAGTAAATTTAATATATAATTTTCATCTTGATTATTTATAAAATCTCCGAAATCCAAATCCAAATTACTCTTCCAACTATCAAATAATGGTTGAAGAGTAATTTCTAAATCGTTAAGTTCCATTCTTTGTAAAAATGGTTTAGCAAGCCTTTGTAGATTTTTACTTCCCCCCAACCATAATTGGTATTTGTTTTGCCCACTTCCAACAAGTGCTAATTCGGCCATATAAGGCCTGGTACATCCATTCGGACATCCTGTCATTCTGAATAATATTGTTTTTTGTATTTTTAGATCTAATAGTAAATTTTCAATCCTTTTTAACACATCAGGTAATATTCTTTCAGCTTCAGTCATTGCAAGCCCACAAAGTGGTAAAGCAGGACAAGCTAAAGCATGTCTTTGTATTTCATTAATATTTTCTAAATTTTCGTATCCAATTTTTGATAGAGATTTTTGAATTTCACCTTTGTTTTTATTAGCGATATTACAAAGTAAAATATCTTGATTAGGTGTGAGTCTTAAATCTAAATTATATTTTTTAACAATACTTGTGATGGTATTCTTCTTCTCTCCAGATAATCTTCCTGATAACAATGGTAAACCTACGAAATGGGAGGTTTTATTTTGTTTATGCCAACCTAGGTAATCAATAAGAACCTTATCAGGTTCTTTTCTAATTTTTTTAATTTCTTTTTTGAAATACTTATCAGAAAGTATCTTTTTGAACCATTTAATACCTTTTCTATGAAGAAGATATTTCATTCTCGAATTTTTTCTTGATTTTCTATCACCATAATCTCTTTGAATAGCCACAATGCTTTGTATTAATTCATAAACATCAGGTTCTTCAACATATCCAAGTGGATCTGCAATTCTGGCAAAGGTCTCCTCATTATTATGTGTGCGACCCATACCACCTCCAACATAGAAGTTGCACCCTTCTAAGTTTCCATCTTTAGAAGTAAAGGCAACTATTCCTATGTCATTGGTAAGAAGATCAACAGAATTGTCCCCAGGAACTGTCACGGCACATTTGAATTTTCTCGGTAAATAAGTTGAACCATAAAGAGGCTCATCTTTTATCCCACTAAAAACATTATCTTTGAATTGAAGCTTCCTAATTGCTTCAATATCTTTGTCAGGCTTTATAGTGTACTCTAAATCTCCATCAGCCCAAAGCTCTAAAAAAGTGCCTTGGCCAGCCATTGGGGTGAGAAGATCTGCAACTTTTTTTGCCAATGCTCTTGCAATATTATAGTCTGGCGAATCAAATGGAGCCGCAGGAGCCATAACGTTTCTATTAATATCTCCACATGCAGCTAATGTGGAGCCCATTGAATTTACTATTGTTTGAATTACTTCCTTTAGGTTCTCCTTTCTGATTCCATGCATTTGAAAGGCTTGTCTTGTAGTGGCCCTAAGTGTTCCATTACCTAATTTGTCAGATAATTCATCTAATGCTAAAAATAATTTTCCAGAAACTTCACCGCCCGGATTTCTTAACCTAAGCATCATTTGCCAATCTTTACTTTTGCCAGGTCTTCTATTTTCCCTGTTATCTTGTTGATAACTACCATGAAACTTTAATAACTGAACTGCATCATTAGTAAAATGATCACTTTCATTGACTAATTCCGTAGCAAGTGGTTCCTTAAGAAATTGGCTACTTTTTTTAAAATTTTCAAATTTGGAGACTTCTAGTCCATTTGCTAAACAAACAGTCTCTTCCTTTGCAGAATCTCTTTTCTTTTTTACTTTCTCAACCTTGATCAAAGGACCAAAACATATCTCTTTTTATACATTAGCGAAAAGCTTATTTAACTGGTAGTAAATTATAGTAAGTGAAGTCATATTTTTTTCTTGTCTAAATATTTACTTGAGATAGGAACAGAAGAGTTGCCCGCAAAATTTGCTCATTCTGTTCTAGAGCAATTTAAATCTCTAATAGAATTTGAATTGGATAAAAAGTTAATTAAATTCGAACATATAGTTGCTACCTCCACACCAAGGAGGATAGTTCTACTTCTCGAAGGTTTAGTTGATTATGCAGAAGATAAAATAATAGAAAGAAAAGGGCCTAAAGCAAATTCAGCTTATTTAAATGGATGTCCTACTAATGCTGCTTTGGGATTTGCTAATAGCTTAGACATAGATGTAGGTGAGCTAGAAATAAAAAACACAGAAAAGGGTGATTTTGTATTTGGAAAGAAAATTGAGAAAGGATTATCAACAAAAATTTCTTTGTCTTTGATTATCCCACAATTAGTAAAGAGTCTTCAAGGCCCTCGATTTATGAAATGGGGTACTGGAAACATAAAATTTTCAAGACCTATTAGGTGGATTTCCTCTATTTATAATGATGAAATTCTTGATTTTGAATTTGATGAATGTGATCCAAAAATCAAAATAAGTAATAAAACAAAAAGTCATAGGCTAATAAATAAAGTTTTAGAAGTTCAGAATCCTGATGGTTTTTTTGAACTATTGAAACGAAATAGAGTAATAGCTATTCGAAAAGAAAGAAAAGAAAAAATTGAAAGTTTAATAAATCAGGCATCTAAATCTTTAAATCTGAAGCCTGACCTTTCAGAAGGATTACTAAATGAACTAACTGATTTAGTTGAATGGCCAGAGTTAATTATTGGCAAATTTAGTAATGAATTTCTTGATCTTCCAGTTGAAGTTCTCTCAACAGTCATGAAAATTCATCAGAGATACGTACCTCTTTTATTGAAAAACGATAGTTTTTCTAAACTAGATTTAAGCTCTGAAAAAAATATTAGTACAACTTTCTGCATTATTTCGAATGGTCTTGAAGAATCAAATAATAATATTGCCAAAGGTAATGAGAAAGTATTAAGGGCAAGGTTTTCAGATGCAAAGTTTTTCGTAGAAAGTGACAAAAAAGTTGCTTCAATCGAAAGAAATGAAAAGCTTAAATCTGTTTCATATTTGAAAGGACTTGGAAATATATTTCAGAGGGTAGAAAGGATAGAGGAAGTTACAAAAAAAATTCTTAAATTTTTAAATGATAAGTCTTTAGAAGTAAAAAAAATAATAGAAGCTGCTAAATACTGTAAAAATGACTTATGTAGCGAAATTGTTTTCGAATTACCTGAACTGCAAGGAATAATGGGTGGTAAATATCTTAAACATGAGGGATTTAGTGAGGATGTTTGCTTGGCGGTAGCTGAACATTATTTACCTTCTTTTTATAAAGATGCTTTGCCCTCCACAAAATATGGTGCAATAGTTTCTATAGCAGATAAGGTCGAAACTTTAATAAGTATATTTATTTCTGGTAAACGTCCCAGTGGATCATCTGATCCTTACGCTTTGAGAAGAAATTTGAATGGAGTGATTAAAATAATTTGGGATTATGAACTTGATTTACCTTTAGATAAATTATTTAACGAACTTGTTGATTTTTGGAAAATCGCATTTCCGAATTTAAACTTCTCAAGAGAAAAAGTATTTAATGATTTAAATGAATTTTTAGTTCAAAGAATTGTTAGTCATCTAGAAGAAATATCACTAAGTAAAGAATTAATAAAGGCCGTTTGCTCTTCTGATCAATTATCTCAAGAAAGAGTATTGAACATTGTTGATCTTAAAAAAAGGATTACAGCAATTATGAATTTTAATCAAAAGGATAATTTTATTGAAATCCAGAAGGTGATTACTAGGGTAAGCAAATTAGCTATTAATAGTGATCTTTCAAGAGATGTTCTCTCAACAAGAGATTATGTAAACACAAAACTTTTTGAAAAAGATTGTGAATTGAAAGTTTTTGAATTTATTGGCGAATTAGAAAAACTTTTTTCGGAAAGTTATTGCAATTATTTGGAACTTTTAAATTTGTTTGAGATTAATGTAAAGACTATCGAGGATTTATTTGATAATGAAAAGGGAGTACTAATAATGTCAGAGGATTTAAAACTAAGAAATAATAGACTAAATATGTTGAGCTTAATTAGAAATTATTCTCTAAAAATAGCCGACTTTACACTTTTGAACTCTTAACTTTAATGCCTCCCTTTATTGAATAATTTTCTAGCATTTTTTCTACTTCTTTATTTTCTCTAACAGCACTATCAACGGGTTTATATTTTAAAGGTGCTAGGGCTTTCCCTCTTAAAATAGAACCAAGTGTAAGCATTGTAATTTTAAGTTGCTGTAATGGTTTCATGGAGACAACTCTTTTGTATAAGTAACTATCAAAAGTAAGTCTTTGTACATCCATGTCATCACACATCTCAACAAAGGCTTCTCTAGCAGAATCATTTCTGTAGAAAATATTTTGAAGGATTTCTAGCACCTTATAAGTTGTGCCATATTTTTTATCCCATTTTTTAAGATAATTTTTTAAATCTTTTTCTGATGGAATTACTTGACCGTTTTTTGATGCTTCAACAATTTCTTCAGCACACATTCTTCCGCTTTTTGCAGCAAAATAAATACCCTCTCCAGAACTTTTTGTAACATAACCAGCTGCATCACCAACCAATGCCATTCTCCCAACAACTCTTCTTGGCCTTGGATGCTCAGGAATAGGGTGGGCTTCTACCTTTATTACTTCACCATTAACAAGTCTTTTCTTTGCCCTATTTCTTACACCTTCTTGAAGTCCTTTAATTAATGACTGATTCTTTTGCATGGTTCCAGTGCCCACAGCAACATGATCATATTTAGGAAATACCCACCCATAAAAATCAGGAGAAACATCAGTGCCGACATACATTTCAGCGAGATCTTCGTAGTAACTCATTTCTTCTTTAGGCAATTTAATTCTTTCCTGAAATGCTATGGCAACTTTGTAATCTCCTGCATCCATTGCTTTTGCCACTCTGCTATTTGCCCCATCAGCTCCGATCAAAAGGTCAACAGTAAGCTCCTTGAGTTCCCCTTTTTTATCTCCATTCGTAAAATCTGAGTAGGAAAGCTTATAGGGACCTTGATTATTATCACCTGTATCAATAGAAGTAACTAATCCATTTATTAATGTGGCACCAAGATCTGATGCTCTGTTGCGCATAAAGGCATCCATAACTTCTCTTCTACACATCCCAATAAACTCATTATCACTTTTCCCATAAACTCTATCTAAACTTATATCTACCTCTCTATTTGATGGAGATATCATTCTCATATGCCTTACTTTTCTATCAATAATTGACTCAGGCAAATCAAATTCTTCGACCATGCAAAGTGGAATTGCTCCTCCACATGGTTTTGCATTATCTAAT
This region of Prochlorococcus sp. MIT 0604 genomic DNA includes:
- the chlP gene encoding geranylgeranyl reductase, encoding MLRVAVIGGGPSGSCAAEILAKAGIKTWLFERKLDNAKPCGGAIPLCMVEEFDLPESIIDRKVRHMRMISPSNREVDISLDRVYGKSDNEFIGMCRREVMDAFMRNRASDLGATLINGLVTSIDTGDNNQGPYKLSYSDFTNGDKKGELKELTVDLLIGADGANSRVAKAMDAGDYKVAIAFQERIKLPKEEMSYYEDLAEMYVGTDVSPDFYGWVFPKYDHVAVGTGTMQKNQSLIKGLQEGVRNRAKKRLVNGEVIKVEAHPIPEHPRPRRVVGRMALVGDAAGYVTKSSGEGIYFAAKSGRMCAEEIVEASKNGQVIPSEKDLKNYLKKWDKKYGTTYKVLEILQNIFYRNDSAREAFVEMCDDMDVQRLTFDSYLYKRVVSMKPLQQLKITMLTLGSILRGKALAPLKYKPVDSAVRENKEVEKMLENYSIKGGIKVKSSKV
- a CDS encoding NADPH-dependent assimilatory sulfite reductase hemoprotein subunit; its protein translation is MIKVEKVKKKRDSAKEETVCLANGLEVSKFENFKKSSQFLKEPLATELVNESDHFTNDAVQLLKFHGSYQQDNRENRRPGKSKDWQMMLRLRNPGGEVSGKLFLALDELSDKLGNGTLRATTRQAFQMHGIRKENLKEVIQTIVNSMGSTLAACGDINRNVMAPAAPFDSPDYNIARALAKKVADLLTPMAGQGTFLELWADGDLEYTIKPDKDIEAIRKLQFKDNVFSGIKDEPLYGSTYLPRKFKCAVTVPGDNSVDLLTNDIGIVAFTSKDGNLEGCNFYVGGGMGRTHNNEETFARIADPLGYVEEPDVYELIQSIVAIQRDYGDRKSRKNSRMKYLLHRKGIKWFKKILSDKYFKKEIKKIRKEPDKVLIDYLGWHKQNKTSHFVGLPLLSGRLSGEKKNTITSIVKKYNLDLRLTPNQDILLCNIANKNKGEIQKSLSKIGYENLENINEIQRHALACPALPLCGLAMTEAERILPDVLKRIENLLLDLKIQKTILFRMTGCPNGCTRPYMAELALVGSGQNKYQLWLGGSKNLQRLAKPFLQRMELNDLEITLQPLFDSWKSNLDLDFGDFINNQDENYILNLLNENQ
- the glyS gene encoding glycine--tRNA ligase subunit beta; its protein translation is MSKYLLEIGTEELPAKFAHSVLEQFKSLIEFELDKKLIKFEHIVATSTPRRIVLLLEGLVDYAEDKIIERKGPKANSAYLNGCPTNAALGFANSLDIDVGELEIKNTEKGDFVFGKKIEKGLSTKISLSLIIPQLVKSLQGPRFMKWGTGNIKFSRPIRWISSIYNDEILDFEFDECDPKIKISNKTKSHRLINKVLEVQNPDGFFELLKRNRVIAIRKERKEKIESLINQASKSLNLKPDLSEGLLNELTDLVEWPELIIGKFSNEFLDLPVEVLSTVMKIHQRYVPLLLKNDSFSKLDLSSEKNISTTFCIISNGLEESNNNIAKGNEKVLRARFSDAKFFVESDKKVASIERNEKLKSVSYLKGLGNIFQRVERIEEVTKKILKFLNDKSLEVKKIIEAAKYCKNDLCSEIVFELPELQGIMGGKYLKHEGFSEDVCLAVAEHYLPSFYKDALPSTKYGAIVSIADKVETLISIFISGKRPSGSSDPYALRRNLNGVIKIIWDYELDLPLDKLFNELVDFWKIAFPNLNFSREKVFNDLNEFLVQRIVSHLEEISLSKELIKAVCSSDQLSQERVLNIVDLKKRITAIMNFNQKDNFIEIQKVITRVSKLAINSDLSRDVLSTRDYVNTKLFEKDCELKVFEFIGELEKLFSESYCNYLELLNLFEINVKTIEDLFDNEKGVLIMSEDLKLRNNRLNMLSLIRNYSLKIADFTLLNS